Proteins from one Triticum aestivum cultivar Chinese Spring chromosome 7A, IWGSC CS RefSeq v2.1, whole genome shotgun sequence genomic window:
- the LOC123153846 gene encoding disease resistance protein PIK6-NP-like, translating into MARSGKLIKTSREEELSKLIIAKCGGLPKVIAAIGESLQAPYKWDKKLLESLNAKFMIMLETDPRFQCLRGLFTRMQSYFDGCPDSLKPCIFYLSVFPLGHIIRRRRLLRRWIAEGYSRGTNCSTAEENAEKYFSQLVELSIIIQQQQEPPSSADVWKVNGFFREYIISRPMQDNLVFALEGRRSHNWQRAGTGQHLAISSSWDGDKIVFERMELSRLRSLTVFGKWRPFFISAYVNMELLRVLDLENSTGVRDADIEQIGKLLLRLKFLSLRGCKYITCLPRSLAGLKQLQTLDVKGTSMVILPSYVMKLHKLQYIRAGAILPPSVTEDLPAEEAGAADEDHMTSATAGDDHSDAMVTSQLAGEARTPAEEEPVQTTTPWSSRGRDMLVSCSWLSNKFRCKRRRCSGVKVPVAAGIGKLIALHTLGVVNITISGKAILMELKKLTQLHKLAVSGINWKNWSEFCSVISGYVHLETLSVRLGDNDEKQKEREDLCCLDDISKPPKTLKSLKLYGGNVHVSVVWMKQLGKNLKKARVQDLELAISTQENIDSLVQLPCKDMFGHLCLKPIEDGKLYYDSLVAPWTRDFFQAPDLKIDCGSYKLVIVFGGRMPANVEVLVVHCSSTESSLELSGLEKLENLKKVWLKGSYSDQVKEHLQQKVGELVKKPVLKLEDQHTQQSAPPTPCACLKCLLN; encoded by the coding sequence ATGGCTCGGAGTGGCAAGCTGATCAAGACTTCCAGAGAGGAAGAGCTTTCAAAACTGATCATTGCCAAGTGTGGCGGGCTACCCAAAGTAATAGCTGCCATAGGCGAGTCCTTGCAGGCACCCTACAAATGGGATAAAAAGTTGTTAGAGAGCCTAAATGCTAAATTCATGATCATGTTGGAGACAGACCCAAGATTCCAATGTTTAAGGGGTCTATTTACTAGGATGCAGTCCTATTTTGATGGTTGTCCAGATTCACTGAAGCCATGTATCTTCTATCTGTCAGTATTCCCTTTAGGCCACATTATTAGGCGAAGGCGTCTGTTAAGGCGGTGGATCGCGGAGGGTTACTCCAGGGGGACTAATTGCAGTACTGCAGAAGAGAATGCGGAGAAGTACTTCTCCCAGCTTGTAGAGTTAAGCATAATAATCCAGCAGCAGCAAGAACCACCAAGCAGTGCAGACGTATGGAAAGTCAATGGATTCTTTCGTGAATACATCATTTCACGTCCAATGCAAGATAATCTTGTGTTTGCACTAGAGGGGCGTCGCAGCCATAACTGGCAGCGTGCTGGAACTGGACAACACCTGGCCATAAGTAGCAGCTGGGATGGAGACAAGATTGTATTTGAGAGAATGGAATTGTCACGGCTCCGGTCATTGACGGTGTTCGGCAAGTGGAGGCCATTCTTCATCTCTGCCTATGTCAATATGGAATTGCTCCGGGTGCTGGATCTAGAGAATTCAACAGGTGTCAGAGATGCTGATATTGAGCAAATTGGGAAGCTACTTCTTCGCCTCAAATTCCTCTCCCTACGAGGTTGCAAATATATTACCTGTTTGCCGAGATCATTGGCTGGCCTGAAGCAGTTGCAAACTCTAGATGTAAAAGGCACCTCCATGGTCATTTTGCCATCTTATGTTATGAAGCTACATAAGCTACAATACATTCGTGCTGGTGCCATACTACCACCATCAGTTACGGAAGACCTACCAGCAGAAGAAGCAGGAGCAGCTGATGAGGACCACATGACATCAGCAACCGCTGGAGATGACCATAGTGATGCCATGGTTACAAGCCAATTAGCAGGAGAAGCAAGAACACCAGCAGAAGAAGAGCCAGTCCAGACCACAACGCCATGGAGCAGTCGGGGACGAGATATGCTGGTATCTTGCAGCTGGTTGTCCAACAAGTTTAGATGCAAACGTCGACGATGTAGTGGTGTTAAGGTTCCTGTTGCGGCTGGGATTGGTAAGCTGATCGCTTTACATACACTTGGTGTTGTCAATATCACTATTAGTGGCAAGGCCATCCTCATGGAGCTCAAGAAGCTTACCCAATTGCACAAGCTCGCTGTGTCCGGCATCAACTGGAAAAATTGGAGCGAATTTTGTTCTGTCATCTCAGGCTATGTTCATCTTGAGACCTTGTCAGTGAGACTCGGTGATAATGATGAGAAGCAGAAGGAGCGGGAGGATTTGTGTTGTTTGGATGACATCTCCAAGCCGCCAAAAACACTAAAGAGCCTCAAGCTGTACGGGGGAAATGTACACGTATCGGTAGTCTGGATGAAGCAACTTGGCAAGAATCTCAAAAAGGCTCGCGTTCAAGATCTTGAGTTGGCAATATCAACGCAGGAGAACATAGACAGCCTTGTACAATTGCCTTGCAAGGATATGTTCGGTCATCTTTGTCTCAAGCCGATTGAAGATGGCAAGCTCTATTATGATAGTCTGGTGGCCCCGTGGACTAGGGATTTCTTCCAAGCCCCAGACCTTAAGATTGACTGTGGCAGCTATAAGCTGGTGATAGTTTTTGGAGGTAGGATGCCTGCAAATGTGGAGGTGCTGGTTGTTCACTGCTCTTCTACCGAGTCGTCTTTGGAGCTTTCTGGGTTAGAGAAGCTAGAGAATCTCAAGAAAGTGTGGCTTAAGGGTTCATACAGCGACCAAGTCAAGGAACACTTGCAGCAGAAGGTTGGCGAGCTTGTGAAGAAACCTGTGTTGAAGCTGGAGGACCAACACACCCAACAGTCAGCTCCACCTACCCCTTGTGCGTGCCTGAAATGCCTACTTAACTGA